A single region of the Brienomyrus brachyistius isolate T26 chromosome 10, BBRACH_0.4, whole genome shotgun sequence genome encodes:
- the LOC125750472 gene encoding G protein-coupled receptor kinase 6-like isoform X1 has translation MDLENIVANTVLLNAREGGAGNRKGKSKKWKQMLQFPHISLCEDIERQIDKDYYSLCEKQPIGWLLFRQFCDTRTELSQCVRFLDAVAEYDVIPDTMRKEYEQKLINTYFNLNSQEHVAEIPEEIFQKCLTILSKEPCKDQFKECAKLVHDYLSVGPFAEYLESMYFKRFLQWKWLERQPVTKNTFRQYRVLGKGGFGEVCACQVRATGKMYACKRLEKKRIKKRKGESMALNEKEILEKVNSRFVVSLAYAYETKDALCLVLTLMNGGDLKFHLYHMGKPGFDEPRAIFYAAELICGLEDLHRERIVYRDLKPDNILLDDLGHIRISDLGLAIRVPDGQTVKGRVGTVGYMAPEVVRNEPYAFSPDWWSLGCLIYEMIEGHPPFLQPKRKLIREEIEQMVKEGQEEYSSKFSEDAKSLCKMLLAKSPSDRLGCQGGGAIEVKSHSLFRIINFTRLEAGRLTPPFVPHPMAVYCKDVLDIEQFSTVKGVELEPSDSSLYSRFCTGCVSITWQNEMIDTGCFEELNVFPLDEVPPPDLAGANHTSPKPNEGLLYRLFWWQDCCRNCSDSEEEPTRL, from the exons ATGGATCTGGAAAACATCGTAGCCAACACAGTTCTGCTTAATGCCAGGGAAG GAGGAGCTGGCAATAGAAAAGGGAAGAGCAAGAAATGGAAGCAGATGCTACAGTTTCCACACATTAGTCTCTGTGAAGACATTGAACGACAGATTG ATAAAGACTACTACAGCCTTTGTGAAAAGCAACCCATCGGGTGGCTGCTTTTTCGGCAGTTCTGCGACACCAGAACCGAGCTTTCACAATGCGTCCGGTTCTTGGATGCGGTG GCGGAATATGACGTCATCCCCGACACAATGAGGAAGGAGTACGAGCAGAAGCTGATAAATACTTACTTCAACCTAAAC TCCCAGGAGCATGTTGCAGAGATACCGGAGGAGATCTTTCAGAAATGCTTGACGATTCTGAGTAAGGAGCCATGTAAAGACCAGTTTAAGGAGTGTGCAAA GCTGGTCCATGACTACCTGAGTGTGGGTCCTTTTGCTGAATACCTTGAGAGTATGTACTTTAAACGATTTCTGCAGTGGAAATGGTTAGAAAG ACAACCAGTAACAAAGAACACATTCCGTCAGTACAGGgtactgggaaaggggggctttggagaa GTGTGCGCATGCCAGGTGAGAGCTACAGGGAAGATGTATGCGTGCAAGAGGTTGGAGAAAAAGAGGATCAAAAAGAGAAAAGGTGAATCGATGGCACTGAATGAGAAGGAGATCCTGGAAAAAGTGAACAGCAGATTTGTG GTAAGTCTGGCTTATGCTTACGAAACAAAGGACGCACTCTGCCTGGTGCTGACGCTGATGAATGGAGGCGACCTTAAGTTCCATCTCTATCACATGGGCAAGCCCGGCTTCGACGAGCCAAGAGCGATCTTTTATGCAGCAGAGCTCATCTGTGGGCTGGAGGATCTTCACAGAGAGAGAATAGTATACAG GGACTTGAAGCCTGACAACATATTATTAGATGACCTTG GTCATATCCGTATATCAGACCTGGGGCTGGCGATCCGCGTGCCCGACGGACAGACGGTGAAAGGCCGGGTGGGCACTGTGGGCTATATGG CCCCTGAGGTGGTGAGAAATGAACCCTACGCCTTTAGTCCAGACTGGTGGTCCCTGGGTTGCCTGATCTACGAGATGATCGAGGGCCACCCCCCCTTCCTGCAGCCTAAGAGGAAGCTCATCCGAGAGGAGATCGAGCAGATGGTGAAGGAAGGGCAGGAAGAATACTCCAGCAAGTTCTCTGAGGATGCCAAATCACTCTGCAAGATG CTGCTGGCTAAAAGTCCCAGTGATCGGCTGGGATGTCAAGGGGGCGGAGCCATAGAAGTGAAGTCCCACTCTCTCTTCAGGATAATCAACTTCACGCGGCTGGAGGCAGGCAGGCTGACGCCGCCATTTGTACCTCAT CCCATGGCTGTTTACTGCAAGGATGTTCTGGACATTGAACAATTTTCCACAGTGAAGGGAGTGGAATTGGAGCCCAGCGACAGCTCCCTCTACAGCAGGTTCTGCACTGGCTGCGTGTCCATCACCTGGCAGAATGAG ATGATTGACACTGGCTGCTTTGAGGAGCTGAATGTGTTTCCCCTGGATGAGGTTCCACCCCCAGACCTGGCTGGGGCGAATCACACATCCCCTAAACCCAACGAGGGGCTACTATACAGGCTGTTTTGGTGGCAG gactgTTGCAGAAACTGCAGTGACAGTGAGGAAGAGCCGACAAGGTTGTGA
- the LOC125750472 gene encoding G protein-coupled receptor kinase 6-like isoform X2, which produces MDLENIVANTVLLNAREGGAGNRKGKSKKWKQMLQFPHISLCEDIERQIDKDYYSLCEKQPIGWLLFRQFCDTRTELSQCVRFLDAVAEYDVIPDTMRKEYEQKLINTYFNLNSQEHVAEIPEEIFQKCLTILSKEPCKDQFKECAKLVHDYLSVGPFAEYLESMYFKRFLQWKWLERQPVTKNTFRQYRVLGKGGFGEVCACQVRATGKMYACKRLEKKRIKKRKGESMALNEKEILEKVNSRFVDALCLVLTLMNGGDLKFHLYHMGKPGFDEPRAIFYAAELICGLEDLHRERIVYRDLKPDNILLDDLGHIRISDLGLAIRVPDGQTVKGRVGTVGYMAPEVVRNEPYAFSPDWWSLGCLIYEMIEGHPPFLQPKRKLIREEIEQMVKEGQEEYSSKFSEDAKSLCKMLLAKSPSDRLGCQGGGAIEVKSHSLFRIINFTRLEAGRLTPPFVPHPMAVYCKDVLDIEQFSTVKGVELEPSDSSLYSRFCTGCVSITWQNEMIDTGCFEELNVFPLDEVPPPDLAGANHTSPKPNEGLLYRLFWWQDCCRNCSDSEEEPTRL; this is translated from the exons ATGGATCTGGAAAACATCGTAGCCAACACAGTTCTGCTTAATGCCAGGGAAG GAGGAGCTGGCAATAGAAAAGGGAAGAGCAAGAAATGGAAGCAGATGCTACAGTTTCCACACATTAGTCTCTGTGAAGACATTGAACGACAGATTG ATAAAGACTACTACAGCCTTTGTGAAAAGCAACCCATCGGGTGGCTGCTTTTTCGGCAGTTCTGCGACACCAGAACCGAGCTTTCACAATGCGTCCGGTTCTTGGATGCGGTG GCGGAATATGACGTCATCCCCGACACAATGAGGAAGGAGTACGAGCAGAAGCTGATAAATACTTACTTCAACCTAAAC TCCCAGGAGCATGTTGCAGAGATACCGGAGGAGATCTTTCAGAAATGCTTGACGATTCTGAGTAAGGAGCCATGTAAAGACCAGTTTAAGGAGTGTGCAAA GCTGGTCCATGACTACCTGAGTGTGGGTCCTTTTGCTGAATACCTTGAGAGTATGTACTTTAAACGATTTCTGCAGTGGAAATGGTTAGAAAG ACAACCAGTAACAAAGAACACATTCCGTCAGTACAGGgtactgggaaaggggggctttggagaa GTGTGCGCATGCCAGGTGAGAGCTACAGGGAAGATGTATGCGTGCAAGAGGTTGGAGAAAAAGAGGATCAAAAAGAGAAAAGGTGAATCGATGGCACTGAATGAGAAGGAGATCCTGGAAAAAGTGAACAGCAGATTTGTG GACGCACTCTGCCTGGTGCTGACGCTGATGAATGGAGGCGACCTTAAGTTCCATCTCTATCACATGGGCAAGCCCGGCTTCGACGAGCCAAGAGCGATCTTTTATGCAGCAGAGCTCATCTGTGGGCTGGAGGATCTTCACAGAGAGAGAATAGTATACAG GGACTTGAAGCCTGACAACATATTATTAGATGACCTTG GTCATATCCGTATATCAGACCTGGGGCTGGCGATCCGCGTGCCCGACGGACAGACGGTGAAAGGCCGGGTGGGCACTGTGGGCTATATGG CCCCTGAGGTGGTGAGAAATGAACCCTACGCCTTTAGTCCAGACTGGTGGTCCCTGGGTTGCCTGATCTACGAGATGATCGAGGGCCACCCCCCCTTCCTGCAGCCTAAGAGGAAGCTCATCCGAGAGGAGATCGAGCAGATGGTGAAGGAAGGGCAGGAAGAATACTCCAGCAAGTTCTCTGAGGATGCCAAATCACTCTGCAAGATG CTGCTGGCTAAAAGTCCCAGTGATCGGCTGGGATGTCAAGGGGGCGGAGCCATAGAAGTGAAGTCCCACTCTCTCTTCAGGATAATCAACTTCACGCGGCTGGAGGCAGGCAGGCTGACGCCGCCATTTGTACCTCAT CCCATGGCTGTTTACTGCAAGGATGTTCTGGACATTGAACAATTTTCCACAGTGAAGGGAGTGGAATTGGAGCCCAGCGACAGCTCCCTCTACAGCAGGTTCTGCACTGGCTGCGTGTCCATCACCTGGCAGAATGAG ATGATTGACACTGGCTGCTTTGAGGAGCTGAATGTGTTTCCCCTGGATGAGGTTCCACCCCCAGACCTGGCTGGGGCGAATCACACATCCCCTAAACCCAACGAGGGGCTACTATACAGGCTGTTTTGGTGGCAG gactgTTGCAGAAACTGCAGTGACAGTGAGGAAGAGCCGACAAGGTTGTGA
- the LOC125751124 gene encoding proline-rich protein 7-like has protein sequence MVMSQSTYTFLTCFAGFWVVWALIVMLCCFCSFLQRKLKRRRDAQPPEQSLHSLEMDSLENRGCPPREPVHLGPPQALCPSLQSLHAIPQGSWPASQEADVFGKPPSYEDAVLMEDPPPAYSEVLADIRGGTYTKPDARTSRELQDSEKSKTRPDTLAARAYSSLIHLPAAEHWDSLGCFLSTMDMNRNNLPLPASESSVMAPPPLRGSFSGGQVPDRPLPDQTCDLPTAILVFGRSTAV, from the exons ATGGTGATGTCACAGAGCACCTACACCTTCCTGACGTGTTTCGCTGGCTTCTGGGTGGTGTGGGCCTTGATCGTCATGCTTTGCTGCTTCTGCAGCTTCTTGCAGCGTAAGTTGAAGAGGCGGCGGGACGCCCAGCCGCCCGAGCAGAGCCTCCATAGCCTGGAAATGGACTCCCTTGAGAATCGCGGCTGCCCACCAAGAGAGCCTGTGCACCTGGGCCCACCGCAAGCTCTGTGCCCGTCTCTGCAGTCTCTCCATGCCATTCCGCAGGGCAGCTGGCCGGCTTCACAAG AAGCCGATGTTTTTGGGAAACCACCTTCCTACGAGGATGCGGTCCTGATGGAGGACCCGCCACCTGCCTATAGTGAGGTTCTAGCTGACATTAGAGGGGGGACCTACACCAAACCCGATGCAAGGACATCCAGGGAGCTGCAGGACTCCGAAAAGAGCAAGACGCGCCCTGACACTCTCGCAGCCCGCGCGTACTCTTCCCTCATCCACCTCCCTGCAGCGGAACACTGGGATTCTTTAGGCTGCTTCCTATCCACTATGGATATGAACCGCAACAAcctccctctgcctgcctccGAGTCCTCAGTCATGGCCCCGCCTCCGCTCCGGGGAAGCTTCTCTGGTGGACAGGTTCCAGACCGGCCTTTACCGGACCAGACCTGTGACCTGCCGACCGCTATCCTCGTGTTCGGCAGGAGTACAGCTGTGTAA